In Maridesulfovibrio sp., the following proteins share a genomic window:
- a CDS encoding dihydroorotase, producing MSHPELVIRKAVWKGEEVDLLVANGKILEVKSSSDDMYEGAEIVAAKGLMLMPSLTDVHTHLREPGFEYKEDIASGLKAAVHGGFSNIMCMANTSPVNDNAVVTDEMLRKARAAFPEGGPKLFPIGALTKGLAGEELAPMHEMADAGCVAFSNDGLPVKDSELFRRAMEYCSDTGMPVIDHCEDPYLAPAAGVNEGEVSSVLGLAAQPDVAEAAQVARDLLMAEYLDLHIHLAHISCRKSVDLIAWAKKRGVKVTAETCPHYLLLTEEALRGYSPDTKVNPPLRTVDDVKALLAAIKDGTIDMFATDHAPHAAHEKEVEFMYAPCGISGLDSALSLTWSLVADGKISFENFISMWTTAPCETFNLPLNSFRKGDPADFFLFDPSEEWVLDASTMHSKGKNTPFRGQTLKGRVISHFLSGKKIV from the coding sequence ATGTCCCACCCAGAATTAGTAATCCGCAAGGCAGTTTGGAAAGGCGAAGAAGTCGATCTTCTTGTTGCCAACGGTAAAATTTTAGAAGTTAAATCCTCATCAGATGACATGTACGAAGGGGCCGAAATAGTGGCAGCAAAAGGCTTAATGCTGATGCCGTCGCTTACTGACGTACACACCCATCTGCGCGAACCAGGATTTGAATACAAAGAAGACATAGCCTCCGGCCTGAAAGCAGCCGTACATGGCGGTTTTTCCAACATCATGTGCATGGCCAATACCTCTCCGGTAAATGACAACGCCGTTGTTACCGATGAAATGCTGCGTAAAGCCAGAGCCGCATTTCCAGAGGGCGGACCGAAGCTATTTCCCATCGGCGCGCTGACCAAGGGACTGGCCGGAGAAGAACTTGCCCCAATGCATGAAATGGCTGACGCAGGCTGCGTGGCCTTCTCCAATGACGGCCTCCCGGTCAAAGACAGCGAGCTTTTCCGCCGGGCCATGGAATACTGCTCTGATACCGGAATGCCGGTTATTGACCATTGTGAAGATCCTTACCTGGCTCCTGCCGCCGGAGTGAATGAAGGTGAAGTTTCATCAGTACTCGGGCTTGCCGCACAGCCTGATGTAGCCGAGGCAGCACAGGTTGCAAGGGACCTGCTCATGGCCGAATATCTGGACCTGCATATCCATCTGGCCCATATCTCCTGCCGTAAATCCGTTGATCTGATTGCATGGGCCAAAAAACGCGGGGTTAAAGTGACTGCTGAAACATGCCCGCACTATCTGCTGCTCACAGAAGAAGCTCTGCGCGGATACAGCCCCGACACTAAAGTCAACCCTCCGCTGCGTACCGTTGACGATGTCAAAGCACTGCTCGCCGCCATCAAAGACGGAACTATCGACATGTTCGCCACCGACCATGCGCCTCATGCGGCCCACGAAAAAGAAGTTGAGTTCATGTATGCCCCCTGCGGAATTTCCGGACTTGATTCGGCGCTGTCTCTGACATGGTCACTGGTGGCGGACGGCAAAATATCCTTTGAAAACTTTATCAGCATGTGGACCACCGCCCCGTGCGAAACTTTTAATCTGCCCCTGAACAGCTTCAGGAAAGGCGATCCCGCAGATTTCTTCCTCTTTGATCCCAGTGAAGAATGGGTACTGGATGCTTCAACCATGCACTCCAAAGGAAAAAACACTCCTTTCCGCGGACAAACCTTGAAAGGACGGGTCATAAGCCATTTCCTTAGTGGCAAAAAAATAGTATGA
- a CDS encoding aspartate carbamoyltransferase catalytic subunit: protein MEWRHKDLLDVNQLSKDEVQHVFETATYFQELNSRPVKKVPTLKGHSVVLFFAEPSTRTKTSFDMAGKRLSCDTFALAKSSSSLTKGETLKDTALTLQAMNPDGIVIRHWASGAAQFLAERLECSVINAGDGRHAHPTQALLDGFTLYQEWGSLAGKTILILGDIAHSRVARSNLILLNMMGAKVRFCGPRTLLPPYIRKWPAEVYTDINEACKGVDAIMCLRLQLERQQDGLLPDLREYSNYFGLGHRQIELANQDVKIMHPGPMNRGVEINSELADSEASLVLDQVASGVATRMALLYLYFTRKK, encoded by the coding sequence GCAAAGATGAAGTACAGCACGTTTTTGAAACTGCCACTTACTTTCAGGAACTCAACTCCCGTCCGGTAAAAAAGGTACCGACTTTAAAAGGCCATAGCGTGGTCCTTTTTTTTGCCGAACCTAGCACCCGGACAAAAACATCTTTTGACATGGCCGGGAAACGACTTTCCTGCGACACCTTCGCCCTAGCCAAAAGCTCAAGCAGCCTGACCAAGGGCGAAACCCTCAAGGATACCGCCCTGACCCTACAGGCCATGAACCCGGACGGTATTGTAATCAGGCACTGGGCCAGCGGAGCAGCGCAGTTTCTGGCAGAGCGCCTCGAATGCAGCGTTATCAATGCCGGTGACGGCCGCCACGCGCACCCCACACAGGCCCTGCTCGACGGTTTTACACTCTATCAGGAATGGGGTTCACTGGCGGGCAAAACCATACTCATCCTAGGGGACATCGCACATAGCCGGGTTGCCCGCTCAAACCTTATCCTGCTCAATATGATGGGCGCCAAAGTCCGTTTCTGCGGTCCCCGCACACTGCTGCCGCCATACATCAGAAAATGGCCGGCCGAGGTTTACACTGACATCAACGAAGCCTGCAAAGGTGTTGATGCCATCATGTGTCTGCGCTTGCAGCTGGAACGCCAGCAGGACGGCCTGCTCCCCGATCTGCGTGAATATTCCAACTACTTCGGACTCGGCCACAGGCAGATCGAACTGGCCAATCAGGACGTGAAGATCATGCATCCCGGGCCCATGAACCGTGGAGTTGAAATCAACTCTGAGCTTGCCGACAGCGAAGCCAGCCTTGTGCTCGATCAGGTAGCTTCCGGAGTCGCAACCCGCATGGCTTTGCTGTACCTCTATTTCACCCGTAAGAAGTAG
- a CDS encoding HD domain-containing protein — translation MSEPFKDAVGICKTIMRNGYEAYIINERLQKLTIDDKGEEIELDISTELDFKRLAKLFPNIQPCEQKDITAILREGGTTFYFYPSETSNSAHPEESVSRMTPRLLKALEKKHQIPMSLACPYIPKAQDQYEGFAELSCGEVRLLGIPDQALKSNYLMGIRALRFAANYNLPIETNTKIAIIRSAKRILDYVPVPEIMDEWRKVESENMYVFVSLLFETMILHGLIPELAALSRLTQVKNNKTGETEDVFTHTLDVMRLYPEELPYDWFGVVACMFHDVGKLYTAEEVDGNWQFLQHHRVGAKVTRKILTRLNFPQEDVDLICDLVRNHMRFQFMLTDKGIRKFKALDEYPRLIEMVRADIKARGITYKEFNHNIKMLERADIPEEALDPFLNGNEIMQHTGLNPGPGVGIIRESLLKAQISGDVTTMEEAIEYVIDQAKKA, via the coding sequence ATGAGCGAACCTTTCAAGGACGCGGTGGGAATTTGTAAAACCATCATGCGTAACGGCTATGAGGCTTACATTATTAACGAAAGGCTTCAGAAGCTGACCATTGACGATAAAGGTGAAGAAATAGAACTGGATATTTCCACCGAGCTCGATTTCAAAAGGCTGGCCAAACTGTTCCCCAATATCCAGCCATGTGAGCAGAAAGACATTACTGCTATATTGCGCGAAGGTGGAACCACTTTTTACTTTTACCCTTCCGAGACCAGCAACTCCGCACATCCTGAAGAAAGCGTATCCCGCATGACTCCGAGACTGCTCAAAGCCTTGGAAAAGAAGCACCAGATACCCATGTCTCTGGCTTGTCCATACATTCCAAAAGCTCAGGACCAGTATGAAGGATTTGCCGAACTGAGCTGCGGAGAAGTTCGTCTTCTGGGTATTCCGGATCAGGCTCTAAAAAGCAATTACCTGATGGGTATCAGGGCACTGCGTTTCGCAGCGAACTACAACCTGCCCATCGAAACAAACACTAAAATCGCGATTATCCGTTCAGCCAAACGTATTCTCGACTACGTTCCAGTGCCTGAAATCATGGACGAATGGCGCAAGGTGGAATCTGAAAACATGTACGTTTTCGTTTCCCTGCTTTTCGAAACCATGATCCTGCACGGTCTGATTCCCGAGCTTGCTGCTCTTTCCAGACTCACTCAGGTTAAGAACAACAAGACCGGCGAAACCGAGGATGTTTTTACACACACCCTTGATGTTATGCGTCTCTACCCTGAAGAACTGCCTTATGACTGGTTCGGTGTAGTGGCATGTATGTTTCACGACGTAGGTAAACTCTACACTGCTGAAGAAGTTGACGGTAACTGGCAGTTCCTGCAGCACCACCGCGTAGGTGCGAAAGTGACCAGAAAAATCCTGACCCGTCTCAACTTCCCGCAGGAAGATGTGGACCTGATCTGTGATCTTGTACGAAACCATATGCGGTTCCAGTTCATGCTCACAGATAAAGGTATCCGTAAGTTCAAGGCTCTGGATGAATATCCCCGCCTGATTGAGATGGTACGTGCGGATATCAAAGCACGTGGAATCACCTACAAGGAATTCAACCATAACATCAAAATGCTTGAGCGTGCCGACATTCCCGAGGAAGCTCTTGATCCTTTCCTCAATGGTAATGAGATCATGCAGCATACCGGACTCAACCCCGGCCCAGGTGTTGGTATCATCCGCGAATCCCTGCTTAAAGCACAGATTTCCGGAGATGTAACCACTATGGAAGAAGCCATCGAATACGTTATTGATCAGGCCAAGAAAGCCTAG